One genomic window of Salvelinus alpinus chromosome 17, SLU_Salpinus.1, whole genome shotgun sequence includes the following:
- the LOC139543048 gene encoding myelin transcription factor 1-like isoform X5, with the protein MPGQWSDLEVMVSAVTLRRDSAKVMEVCEFSEKENEFRGELLNQRWTRGERISRCQPTQRLQSGPIKMSVESDDKRSTRSKGIRVPIELVGQELSCPTPGCNGSGHISGRYSRHRSVLGCPLARKRRLADAEAEQDQPSSKRKSHPLKLFMDEGFGMDSDGSSEEVEEEAKEEDEKEEKTEELTQEQPQQEEETEEEQKEREEEENTDQEEEENTDQEEEENTDADEEECMIIEPVSSKIACEAEEGEWPKREDYSSYHQILANSLLHLGGVPDTTETTSHEPVTMETEKDVTAVKHSAVVVEHSEAQEEEKEGQEAEEEEEEQQLAEKEEEEEEDEEEEEEGSVKVNEEPSVVDRVEEEEEEDEIEETREAVTQRTFDHPYFTGDIHQQQDKAEEDEEEEEYEEERREAKHQPHDILEEEEEEEGEEEEDEDDIEEVDVRVHPVFLPTTITITAAAQGPATQREREEHRARTTEDYISHRTSHLENYNPHRTSPLENYNPHRVSPLQHYTSHKASTASDIIEVRSEDSGRDYDEEDGEEEEEGDSLSQRWTDESEMYDMTRGNLGLLEQAIALKAEQVKGPRDLLLLRHPVVTPELHHRYFTMDDRPKHLDTMRKSYFSSKAVSTEGSRPEKREIKCPTPGCDGTGHVTGLYPHHRSLSGCPHKDRIPPEILAMHENVLKCPTPGCTGQGHVNSNRNTHRSLSGCPIAATEKLSKSHNLDKQHLSQPIREHLKESPNNNDRVLRPMCFVKQLEVPHYGQYRPNMVPATPRANLAKELEKYSKVSFDYASFDCQVFGKRMLAPKIPTSEASPKAFKSKLSSPKSPSPSLSLHEGFGKTATSSAYDYSHEAQAAHMAATAILNLSTRCWEKPENLSTKHQDLASKSMDIEVDENGTLDLSMKKPVKREGTSPGVCSPDPSSSSSSLHHGGNSGMTSPHTGHAYKQEHWEEPLDYTKPNRQREEDTEEMEHHTARSFASSDPEDMDLMQDYPEERKYPGEVTTPNFKVQFQQPKDCKKDVLLCPTPGCDGSGHITGNYASHRSLSGCPLADKSLRSLMATHSAELKCPTPGCDGSGHNTGNYASHRRCPVPGCDSLGHISGKYATHRSAYGCPLASRRQKEGLLNGNPFSWKAFKTEAPTCPTPDCDGSGHANGSFLTHRSLSGCPRASFAKKKAKFPGEEYLSTRFRASDVLDNDEDIKQLNKEINELNETNNEMETDMVNLQTQISSMEKNLKNIEEENKLIEEQNEALFMELSGLSHALIRSLANIRLPHMQEPITEHNFNSYLSTLTDMYTNKECFQNPENKALLESINKAVKSIKV; encoded by the exons AAAATGAGTTTCGGGGTGAGCTCCTGAATCAGCGGTGGACGCGAGGCGAGAGGATCAGCCGCTGCCAGCCCACACAGAGACTGCAGAGCGGACCAATCAAA ATGAGTGTGGAGAGTGATGACAAGCGAAGCACACGCTCCAAGGGAATCAGAG TTCCCATAGAGCTTGTTGGACAAGAGCTGAG CTGCCCCACCCCTGGATGCAATGGCTCTGGCCACATCAGTGGGAGATATTCACGACACAGAAG TGTGCTGGGCTGCCCCTTGGCCAGGAAACGACGCCTGGCAGACGCTGAGGCAGAGCAGGACCAGCCCTCCTCTAAAAGGAAGTCCCACCCTCTAAAGCTGTTCATGGACGAGGGCTTCGGCATGGACAGTGATGGGAGCAgcgaagaggtagaggaggaggccAAAGAGGAGgacgagaaggaggagaagacagaAGAGCTGACCCAGGAACAGCCACAGCAGGAAGAAGAAACCGAGGAGGAGCagaaggaaagggaggaggaggagaacacagatcaggaggaggaggagaacacagatcaggaggaggaggagaacacagATGCAGATGAAG AGGAATGCATGATCATTGAGCCGGTATCTAGTAAAATAGCTTGCGAAGCTGAAGAGGGGGAATGGCCTAAGAGAGAGGACTACTCCAGCTACCATCAGATCCTAGCCAACTCTCTACTCCACCTGGGCGGGGTTCCCGACACCACAGAGACCACCTCACATGAGCCCGTTACCatggagacagagaaagatgTCACAGCTGTGAAGCACTCCGCTGTGGTAGTGGAACACTCCGAGGcgcaggaggaagagaaggagggacaggaggcggaagaggaggaggaggagcagcaacttgcagagaaagaggaagaggaggaggaggatgaggaggaggaggaggagggaagtgtTAAAGTAAATGAAGAACCTTCTGTTGTAGatagggtggaggaggaagaggaggaagatgagattgAGGAGACTAGAGAGGCTGTGACACAGAGAACCTTTGACCACCCATACTTCACTGGCGACATCCACCAGCAGCAGGACAAGGCtgaggaagatgaagaggaggaagagtatgaagaggagagaagggaagcaAAGCACCAGCCACATGATAtactagaggaagaggaagaggaggagggggaggaggaggaggatgaagatgaCATTGAGGAGGTGGACGTGAGAGTGCACCCTGTCTTCCtgcccaccaccatcaccatcactgcAGCAGCTCAGGGACCAgccacacagagggagagagaagagcacAGAGCCAGGACTACAGAGGATTACATCTCCCACAGGACCAGCCACCTAGAGAACTACAACCCCCACAGGACCAGCCCACTGGAGAACTACAATCCCCACAGAGTCAGCCCCTTACAGCACTACACCTCCCATAAGGCCTCAACAGCCTCTGACATCATCGAGGTGCGTTCAGAGGATTCGGGTAGGGACTACGATGAAGAagatggtgaggaggaggaagaaggtgaCAGTTTGTCTCAGAGGTGGACAGATGAGTCAGAGATGTATGATATGACCCGGGGCAACCTGGGGCTCCTGGAGCAGGCCATCGCCCTGAAGGCAGAACAGGTGAAGGGGCCCCgcgacctcctcctcctccgtcacCCCGTCGTCACCCCGGAGCTCCACCACCGCTACTTCACCATGGACGACCGGCCCAAACACCTGGACACCATGCGCAAGAGCTACTTCAGCAGTAAAG CTGTCTCTACAGAGGGCAGCAGGCCAGAGAAGAGGGAGATCAAATGCCCCACCCCTGGCTGTGACGGGACTGGTCATGTtaccggactctacccccaccaCCGCAGCCTGTCTGGCTGTCCTCACAAGGACAGGATCCCCCCTGAGA TCCTGGCCATGCATGAGAACGTGCTGAAGTGTCCGACTCCAGGCTGCACCGGACAGGGCCATGTTAACAGCAACCGCAACACCCACCGCAG TTTGTCAGGATGCCCCATCGCAGCCACAGAGAAGCTTTCCAAGAGCCACAACCTTGACAAGCAGCATCTCTcccagccaatcagagagcatCTCAAAGAAAGTCCCAACAACAATGATAGAGTTTTGAG gcCCATGTGCTTTGTGAAGCAGCTGGAAGTACCTCACTATGGGCAGTACAGGCCCAATATGGTGCCTGCCACACCTCGTGCCAACCTGGCCAAGGAGCTGGAGAAGTACTCCAAGGTCTCCTTTGATTATGCAAGCTTCGACTGTCAGGTGTTTGGGAAACGCATGCTTGCTCCAAAGATACCGACCAGCGAAGCCTCACCCAAAGCCTTCAAAT CTAAACTCTCGTCCCCCAAGTCTCCTTCTCCCAGCCTCAGCCTGCATGAAGGTTTTGGAAAGACTGCCACCTCTTCTGCCTACGACTACTCCCATGAAGCCCAGGCAGCCCACATGGCTGCCACCGCTATCCTAAACCTGTCCACGCGCTGCTGGGAGAAGCCTGAGAACCTGAGCACCAAGCACCAGGACCTGGCTAGCAAG AGCATGGACATCGAGGTGGACGAGAATGGGACTCTTGACCTGAGCATGAAGAAGCCCGTCAAACGTGAGGGCACCAGCCCTGGGGTATGTTCCCCggacccctcctcttcctcttcctccctgcacCACGGAGGCAACAGTGGCATGACCTCGCCCCACACGGGCCACGCCTACAAACAGGAACACTGGGAGGAGCCTCTGGACTACACCAAACCCAACCGCCAACGGGAGGAGGATACAGAGGAG ATGGAGCACCACACAGCGCGGTCATTTGCCTCGTCCGACCCTGAGGACATGGACCTGATGCAGGACTACCCCGAGGAGCGGAAGTACCCTGGAGAGGTCACCACCCCAAACTTCAAGGTCCAGTTCCAACAGCCAAAGGATTGCAAGAAAGATGTGCTCCT GTGCCCCACTCCTGGCTGTGATGGCAGTGGCCACATCACTGGAAACTATGCATCCCATCGCAG tctGTCTGGGTGTCCTCTTGCTGATAAGAGTCTTCGGTCCCTCATGGCGACCCACTCTGCTGAACTCAA GTGCCCCACTCCAGGATGTGATGGTTCAGGACATAACACTGGAAACTACGCCTCCCACAGAAG ATGCCCTGTGCCTGGCTGTGACAGCCTGGGTCACATCAGTGGGAAGTATGCCACACATCGCAGTGCCTATGGGTGCCCGCTGGCTTCCCGCAGGCAGAAGGAGGGGCTGCTCAACGGTAACCCTTTCTCCTGGAAGGCCTTCAAGACAGAGGCCCCTACCTGCCCCACCCCCGACTGCGATGGATCAGGACACGCCAACGGCAGCTTTCTCACACACCGCAG TCTCTCTGGCTGTCCCAGAGCCTCCTTTGCCAAGAAGAAAGCCAAGTTCCCTGGAGAGGAGTACCTGAGCACCAGGTTCCGGGCCAGTGACG TTCTGGATAATGACGAAGACATCAAGCAACTCAACAAGGAGATCAATGAGCTCAACGAGACCAACAACGAGATGGAGACAGACATGGTGAACCTGCagacacag ATCTCATCCATGGAGAAGAACCTGAAGAACATTGAGGAGGAGAACAAGCTGATTGAGGAGCAGAACGAGGCTCTCTTCATGGAGCTATCTGGCCTCAGCCACGCCCTGATCCGCAGCCTGGCCAACATACGTCTCCCACACATG CAGGAGCCAATCACTGAGCATAATTTCAACAGCTACTTGAGCACCCTGACTGACATGTACACCAACAAGGAGTGCTTCCAGAACCCAGAGAACAAGGCGCTGCTGGAGAGCATCAACAAGGCTGTGAAGAGCATCAAGGTGTAA